A single Candidatus Sulfotelmatobacter sp. DNA region contains:
- a CDS encoding M28 family metallopeptidase: MKLLLSAVLSSALFFSGSSSTATHDAAAASGSPPTIFGFRDAAAEQAVESRFLAVPDANLAEEHLRTLTKVPHMAGTIEDKATADYVAQKFRDAGLDTEIVEYKVWINYPEEISVDLVAPDGVEMHGPTREHVDHDPFQDDPRVVMPFSGMSPSGDAEADVVYANYGTPEDFEKLDKLKIDVRGKIVLVRYGQNFRGVKVFIAQERGAAGVIIYSDPADDGWRKGDKYPEGPWRPDTGVQRGSVGYMFEFPGDPTTPGVASVPTLPASQRISPQESRQMPTIPVTPLSYHDAWPVLEHLGGPDSPREWQGALPFTYHVGPGPAKLKMHLKQDYQFRTLWDVIGRVRGGELPDEWVVAGNHRDAWVYGAVDPNSGTAAMLEAAHGAGELLKSGWKPKRTLIFCSWDGEEEGLMGSTEWVEQHEAELANAAAYFNMDVAVSGSKFGASAVPSLKQFIRDVTKVVPSPKGGTVYEVWEKGAQAEILSAQSATEAVVENHRLPAAQGKSDVPVGDLGSGSDYTAFFQHTGVPSNDISSSGSYGVYHSAFDDFTWFKKFADPDFAYEQEMARVFGLEALRMAGADVLPYDYDEYGKEIVAYVDAARKRAEDKFGSHAPDFSAVNAAAQHFEAAGIKILAKQKSPPQDPARLNQALRGAERALLSSEGLPHRPWFRHVIYAPGEYTGYAAVVIPGVNEALDKGDSERARQQLAVLAAALERAAKILDGYR; this comes from the coding sequence ATGAAACTTCTCTTATCAGCAGTGCTGTCGTCAGCGCTATTTTTTTCCGGATCGTCTTCAACCGCTACTCATGACGCCGCAGCCGCTTCAGGTTCCCCTCCCACCATCTTTGGTTTCCGCGACGCCGCGGCTGAGCAGGCCGTTGAATCGCGCTTTCTCGCCGTTCCGGATGCCAACCTGGCGGAGGAACATCTACGCACACTGACCAAGGTTCCGCATATGGCGGGCACGATCGAAGACAAAGCCACAGCCGACTATGTCGCGCAGAAGTTCCGCGACGCCGGGCTCGACACCGAAATTGTCGAATACAAAGTCTGGATCAACTACCCGGAGGAAATCAGCGTCGATCTGGTCGCGCCCGATGGTGTGGAAATGCACGGACCCACGCGCGAGCACGTCGATCACGATCCCTTTCAAGACGATCCTCGCGTGGTCATGCCGTTCAGCGGGATGTCTCCGTCGGGCGACGCTGAAGCCGACGTAGTCTATGCCAATTACGGCACGCCGGAGGATTTCGAGAAACTGGACAAGCTGAAGATCGACGTGCGCGGCAAGATCGTGCTGGTGCGTTACGGGCAGAATTTTCGCGGCGTTAAAGTATTCATCGCGCAGGAACGCGGCGCGGCGGGCGTGATCATCTATTCCGATCCGGCGGATGACGGTTGGCGAAAGGGCGATAAATATCCTGAAGGCCCGTGGCGGCCGGATACCGGCGTGCAGCGTGGGTCGGTGGGATATATGTTCGAATTTCCTGGCGATCCGACCACTCCCGGCGTGGCGTCTGTGCCCACGCTTCCGGCGTCACAGCGGATTTCGCCGCAGGAATCGCGGCAGATGCCAACGATTCCGGTTACACCTCTGTCGTATCACGATGCCTGGCCCGTGCTGGAACACCTGGGCGGACCAGACTCGCCTCGCGAGTGGCAGGGCGCGCTGCCCTTCACTTATCACGTTGGTCCGGGGCCGGCGAAGCTCAAGATGCATCTTAAGCAGGACTACCAGTTCCGCACTCTGTGGGACGTGATCGGCCGCGTGCGTGGCGGGGAGTTGCCCGATGAGTGGGTGGTCGCGGGCAACCATCGCGATGCCTGGGTTTATGGAGCGGTAGATCCTAATAGCGGCACGGCGGCGATGCTCGAGGCGGCGCATGGCGCCGGCGAGTTGCTGAAGTCCGGGTGGAAGCCTAAACGCACGCTGATTTTCTGTAGCTGGGACGGCGAAGAAGAAGGCTTGATGGGCTCGACCGAGTGGGTGGAACAACATGAGGCCGAGCTGGCGAATGCGGCAGCGTATTTCAATATGGATGTCGCCGTTTCCGGATCGAAGTTTGGCGCATCGGCGGTGCCTAGTCTTAAACAATTTATCCGCGACGTCACCAAAGTTGTGCCCAGCCCGAAAGGTGGAACCGTCTATGAGGTTTGGGAGAAGGGAGCGCAGGCAGAGATCCTTTCGGCGCAATCTGCTACCGAGGCGGTTGTCGAAAATCATCGTCTTCCCGCGGCGCAGGGGAAGAGCGACGTGCCTGTGGGCGACTTGGGCAGTGGTTCCGACTACACGGCATTTTTTCAGCACACAGGAGTACCATCCAACGATATTAGTTCGAGCGGTTCTTACGGCGTATACCACTCCGCTTTCGATGACTTCACATGGTTCAAAAAATTTGCCGATCCGGATTTCGCCTACGAGCAAGAGATGGCGCGCGTGTTTGGATTGGAAGCCCTGCGCATGGCCGGCGCCGATGTGTTGCCTTACGACTACGACGAGTATGGGAAAGAAATTGTCGCGTACGTGGACGCGGCGCGCAAGCGTGCCGAGGATAAATTCGGCAGCCATGCACCCGACTTCAGCGCGGTGAATGCGGCGGCTCAGCACTTCGAGGCCGCCGGAATAAAAATACTGGCGAAGCAGAAGAGCCCGCCGCAGGATCCCGCACGTTTGAATCAGGCCCTGCGCGGGGCGGAGCGGGCGCTGCTGTCGTCGGAAGGGTTGCCGCATCGTCCCTGGTTTCGCCATGTGATTTATGCGCCCGGGGAATATACGGGTTATGCGGCGGTGGTAATCCCGGGCGTGAATGAAGCTCTTGATAAAGGCGACAGCGAGCGCGCGCGCCAGCAACTCGCCGTACTCGCGGCCGCGCTGGAGCGCGCGGCGAAAATCCTGGACGGGTACCGGTAA
- a CDS encoding glutamate-5-semialdehyde dehydrogenase, giving the protein MAATLTTTASTQEKLLRARAASSLLALLTTKEKNAILLAIADAIEANEKSILAANHEDAQSSGLEGAMQDRLLLTSARIKDMASGVRDVAALADPIGETLAEWTKSNGLRIRKLRVPLGVVGIIYESRPNVTVDTAVLALKTGNAIVLRGGKEAAHSNQRLVEMMTAVPGVPEGAMELLDSGTRQSVQELIKARGLVDVIIPRGGAGLITFVTENSAVPVIETGAGNCHIFVDESADFDMADRIVINAKTQRPSVCNAAEKLLVHERVAAEYVPRIAKKLIAAGVEVRGDGKARTLAAGLPVAPAIEQDWYEEYLRLCMAVAVVANVNDAIAHINRYSTKHSDSIVTHNEGNARNFLHRVDSAAVYWNASTRFTDGAEFGFGAEMGISTQKLHCRGPFALAELTSSKYEIVGTGQVR; this is encoded by the coding sequence ATGGCTGCCACGCTCACCACGACTGCGTCGACACAGGAAAAGTTGCTGCGTGCCCGCGCCGCTTCGAGCTTGCTGGCCCTGCTGACTACAAAAGAAAAGAATGCGATCTTGCTTGCGATTGCCGATGCGATCGAAGCGAACGAGAAAAGTATTCTCGCCGCGAATCACGAAGACGCGCAAAGCTCCGGTCTGGAAGGCGCGATGCAAGACCGCCTGCTGCTGACCTCGGCACGCATCAAAGACATGGCGAGCGGTGTGCGCGACGTTGCGGCCCTAGCGGATCCCATCGGTGAAACGCTGGCGGAGTGGACGAAGTCCAACGGCCTGCGCATTCGCAAGCTACGCGTTCCGCTGGGAGTCGTCGGAATCATCTATGAGTCGCGGCCGAACGTGACGGTCGATACCGCGGTGCTCGCGCTCAAGACCGGGAATGCTATTGTGCTGCGCGGGGGCAAAGAAGCGGCGCACAGCAATCAGCGCCTGGTTGAGATGATGACCGCCGTGCCGGGCGTACCCGAGGGCGCGATGGAACTTCTCGACTCCGGCACCCGGCAATCGGTGCAGGAACTCATCAAGGCTCGTGGATTGGTCGATGTCATCATTCCACGCGGCGGCGCGGGGCTCATCACCTTCGTCACAGAAAATTCGGCAGTCCCGGTTATCGAAACCGGAGCCGGAAACTGCCACATCTTCGTCGACGAGTCGGCCGATTTCGACATGGCCGACCGGATTGTCATTAATGCCAAGACGCAGCGCCCGTCGGTGTGCAACGCCGCGGAAAAATTGCTGGTGCACGAGCGGGTCGCCGCGGAATATGTTCCGCGCATCGCGAAAAAGTTGATCGCGGCCGGGGTGGAAGTGCGCGGTGACGGCAAAGCCCGCACCTTAGCGGCCGGATTGCCGGTCGCGCCAGCGATTGAACAAGATTGGTACGAAGAGTATTTGCGCCTGTGCATGGCCGTGGCCGTGGTCGCCAATGTCAACGACGCTATTGCCCACATCAACCGCTATTCGACCAAGCACAGCGATTCGATCGTCACGCACAATGAAGGCAACGCCCGTAACTTCCTGCACCGCGTCGATTCCGCCGCCGTTTACTGGAATGCCTCGACCCGTTTTACCGATGGCGCAGAGTTTGGCTTCGGCGCCGAGATGGGCATCAGCACCCAGAAACTCCACTGCCGGGGCCCGTTCGCGCTCGCGGAACTGACTTCTTCGAAGTACGAGATTGTCGGGACGGGGCAGGTGCGGTAG
- the proB gene encoding glutamate 5-kinase has protein sequence MRVVIKVGTSLIAPGGQIDINLLRGMVDQFDLSKNEYLIVTSGAIAAGMSGLALQKRPNDVPRMQACAAVGQSKLMHTYERLFFGKKVVAQLLLSSDDFTSPVRYRNLQNALAELLALGVVPIVNENDSVSVRELEGAFGDNDELSSLLATAVKADWLLLLTNVDGFLVPNGRKQPRLQRVIRKLTPTIEAQCNGKSSQGRGGMISKLRAAKLASEGGVHVAIVNGRHPKAITAGMERKIGTYFPPQKDR, from the coding sequence ATGCGAGTTGTCATTAAAGTCGGCACCAGCCTTATCGCTCCCGGCGGGCAAATTGATATCAACCTGCTGCGCGGGATGGTGGATCAGTTCGATCTGTCGAAGAACGAATATCTGATCGTTACTTCGGGCGCGATCGCCGCGGGTATGTCGGGCCTTGCTCTCCAGAAGCGCCCGAACGATGTGCCGCGCATGCAAGCCTGTGCCGCGGTTGGGCAGAGCAAGCTGATGCATACTTACGAGCGTCTTTTCTTCGGCAAGAAAGTCGTGGCGCAGTTGTTGCTCTCGAGTGATGATTTCACTTCTCCCGTGCGCTACCGCAATTTGCAGAACGCACTTGCCGAACTCCTGGCCTTGGGTGTCGTGCCAATCGTGAACGAGAACGACAGCGTTTCTGTGCGCGAGTTGGAAGGCGCGTTCGGCGACAACGACGAGTTGAGTTCGCTGCTGGCTACGGCGGTCAAAGCGGACTGGCTGCTCCTGCTGACCAATGTCGATGGATTCCTCGTGCCAAACGGCCGCAAGCAGCCGCGTTTGCAGCGCGTGATTCGCAAGCTGACTCCAACGATCGAAGCGCAATGCAATGGCAAAAGTTCGCAGGGCCGCGGCGGAATGATTTCAAAACTGCGGGCTGCCAAGCTGGCGAGCGAAGGGGGAGTGCACGTGGCTATTGTGAACGGGCGTCATCCGAAGGCGATCACGGCGGGCATGGAGCGCAAGATCGGAACTTATTTTCCGCCGCAGAAGGATCGATAA
- a CDS encoding class I SAM-dependent methyltransferase, with product MPASNATSRFSDRVEHYVRYRPGYPAEVLQVLKTECGLQSGHVIADIASGTGIWTRVLLEHGNHVFGVEPNAEMRQAGERLLASFPKFTSVSGTAEATTLPNHSVDFVTAAQAAHWFDRARARAEFVRILKPGGWLVLLWNERLTDSTPFLRDYEQLLLTYGTDYEEVRHERTTDSVNEFFDPAPFHERVFPMQQEFDYAGVEGRLLSSSYAPGPEDPKHTPMLQELRRIFEMRAVDGRIAFEYKTRVYYGRVW from the coding sequence ATGCCTGCTTCCAATGCCACCAGCCGCTTCTCCGATCGCGTGGAACATTATGTCCGTTACCGGCCAGGATATCCTGCTGAAGTTTTACAAGTTTTGAAAACCGAGTGTGGATTGCAATCCGGTCACGTGATTGCAGACATTGCCTCTGGCACGGGTATCTGGACGCGCGTTCTGCTTGAACATGGAAACCATGTCTTCGGAGTCGAACCCAACGCTGAGATGCGGCAAGCCGGCGAGCGGCTGCTGGCTTCATTTCCCAAGTTCACGAGCGTTTCTGGAACGGCCGAGGCGACCACGCTTCCGAATCACTCCGTCGATTTTGTCACCGCAGCACAGGCGGCTCACTGGTTTGATCGAGCGCGGGCGCGAGCCGAATTTGTCCGCATCCTCAAGCCGGGCGGATGGCTCGTGCTGCTCTGGAACGAGCGCCTCACCGATTCGACTCCGTTCCTTCGCGACTACGAACAATTATTGCTGACCTACGGCACGGACTACGAAGAGGTAAGGCATGAGCGCACCACCGACTCGGTGAATGAGTTCTTCGATCCGGCGCCGTTTCACGAGCGCGTGTTTCCGATGCAGCAGGAATTCGACTACGCGGGAGTCGAGGGCCGATTGTTATCGTCGTCTTATGCGCCGGGCCCGGAAGATCCCAAGCACACGCCCATGCTGCAGGAACTGCGCCGGATTTTCGAGATGCGGGCAGTCGATGGGCGGATCGCATTCGAGTACAAAACACGTGTCTATTACGGGCGGGTTTGGTAG
- a CDS encoding pyridoxal-dependent decarboxylase, which yields MSDEKSFHMTPDEFRRHGHAVVDWIADYQSRIESFPVLSQVKPGETRASLPAKPPAQGEPFDALLKDVERLILPGVTHWQSPNFFAYFPCNASGPGILGDLLSSGLGVQGMLWSTSPACTELETHVMDWLVSMLGLPEKFLSTATGGGVIQDTASSAALCALLAARERATGYVSNKKGCNGRLVAYVSTQTHSSLEKAAMIAGIGTENLRLIEVDENLAMRPDALARQIEADKSAGLTPILVCATVGTTSSNAMDPIAAIGEVCRQHRHNQDRIWLHVDAAMSGTAMLCPEFRHLQNGVDLADSYNFNPHKWMFTNFDCNCFWVADRKALVQTLSILPEYLRNQPTESGAVIDYRDWHIQLGRRFRSLKLWFVIRHYGVEGLQHHIRQHVQLAQDFAEWVRNDDRFEVAAPVPLNLVCFRHKAGDAANQTIMDRLNRSGNLFLTHTKLKGKLTLRLCVGQTHTQARHVEKAWKRIREEAEKFTLPKDSK from the coding sequence GTGTCCGACGAAAAATCTTTTCACATGACGCCCGATGAATTCCGCCGCCACGGTCACGCCGTCGTGGACTGGATCGCCGACTACCAGTCCCGTATCGAATCGTTTCCTGTGCTATCGCAGGTGAAGCCGGGAGAGACTCGCGCTTCGCTGCCAGCGAAGCCCCCGGCGCAGGGCGAGCCATTTGACGCGCTGCTGAAAGACGTCGAGCGCCTGATTCTGCCGGGCGTCACGCACTGGCAGTCGCCGAATTTCTTCGCCTACTTTCCCTGTAACGCGTCGGGGCCGGGGATTCTCGGCGATCTTCTTTCGTCCGGCCTGGGCGTGCAGGGGATGCTGTGGTCAACCAGCCCGGCTTGCACCGAACTCGAAACACACGTAATGGATTGGCTGGTCTCAATGCTCGGACTGCCGGAGAAATTTCTGTCGACGGCGACGGGTGGTGGCGTGATTCAGGATACGGCTTCGAGCGCCGCACTCTGCGCTCTGCTGGCCGCACGCGAACGCGCGACCGGTTACGTGAGCAACAAAAAGGGATGCAACGGTCGGCTGGTCGCCTACGTTTCGACCCAAACGCATTCTTCCCTGGAAAAAGCCGCGATGATCGCCGGCATCGGCACAGAAAATCTGCGCTTAATCGAAGTCGATGAGAATCTTGCCATGCGTCCGGATGCGCTGGCCCGCCAGATTGAAGCCGACAAGTCCGCGGGCCTGACTCCGATTCTTGTGTGCGCGACCGTCGGCACCACCTCCTCGAACGCGATGGACCCGATCGCGGCCATCGGCGAAGTCTGCCGCCAGCATCGTCATAATCAGGACAGGATCTGGCTGCACGTGGACGCGGCTATGTCGGGCACAGCCATGCTCTGCCCCGAATTTCGCCACTTGCAAAACGGAGTCGACCTCGCCGACAGCTATAACTTCAACCCGCATAAGTGGATGTTTACCAACTTCGACTGCAACTGCTTCTGGGTCGCCGACCGCAAGGCGCTGGTTCAGACGCTGAGCATCCTGCCAGAATATTTGCGGAATCAGCCGACCGAATCAGGAGCGGTCATTGACTACCGCGACTGGCACATTCAACTGGGACGGCGCTTCCGGTCGCTGAAATTGTGGTTCGTCATCCGGCACTACGGCGTGGAAGGCTTGCAGCACCACATCCGGCAGCATGTGCAACTGGCGCAAGATTTCGCCGAGTGGGTAAGAAATGACGACCGCTTCGAAGTGGCCGCTCCGGTGCCGCTGAATCTTGTCTGCTTCCGCCACAAGGCCGGCGACGCGGCGAATCAGACCATCATGGATCGCCTGAACCGCAGCGGCAATCTCTTTCTCACGCATACGAAGTTAAAGGGCAAATTGACGCTGCGGCTCTGCGTAGGGCAAACGCATACCCAGGCGCGGCACGTGGAGAAGGCGTGGAAGCGGATTCGGGAGGAGGCGGAGAAATTCACGCTTCCCAAGGATTCAAAATAG
- a CDS encoding type II toxin-antitoxin system VapC family toxin, with product MSGFLLDTNCISELVRNKPDQNVLDWMQAANESLLFLSVLTLGEIRKGLAGTPQSKRRTHLETWLELDLQVRFSGRILSIDAHIADRWGLLAAEAKRKGRALSAIDGLLAATALHHNLTIVSRNVTDFVVTLTPILNPWEA from the coding sequence ATGAGCGGATTTCTGCTCGATACCAACTGCATCTCTGAGTTAGTGCGTAACAAACCTGATCAGAACGTATTGGATTGGATGCAGGCCGCGAATGAAAGCCTGCTGTTCCTAAGCGTCTTGACGCTCGGCGAAATTCGAAAAGGTTTAGCTGGAACGCCGCAAAGCAAGCGCCGCACCCATCTGGAGACCTGGTTGGAACTGGATTTGCAAGTCCGTTTTTCTGGCAGGATCTTGTCTATCGATGCTCACATCGCAGACCGCTGGGGATTGCTCGCAGCGGAAGCTAAGCGAAAGGGAAGAGCGCTCTCCGCGATCGACGGCCTGCTCGCCGCCACCGCGCTGCACCACAATCTTACGATCGTGTCCCGAAATGTCACTGACTTCGTCGTCACACTAACCCCTATTTTGAATCCTTGGGAAGCGTGA
- a CDS encoding type II toxin-antitoxin system prevent-host-death family antitoxin, whose product MKHSNLRAPKTGDPQLNVKAKSDAWQIQSAKARFSEVFRRARTEGPQRITRQGKEGVVMVAEEHYERLVGKSHQPTNIVQFFRQSPLVGIELDLERDRDPERDDIEL is encoded by the coding sequence ATGAAACATTCGAACTTACGTGCTCCGAAAACCGGCGATCCGCAACTGAATGTGAAGGCCAAGTCAGACGCGTGGCAGATTCAAAGCGCGAAGGCCCGCTTTAGCGAAGTCTTCCGGCGGGCGCGGACCGAAGGCCCACAGCGCATTACGCGCCAAGGAAAAGAGGGTGTGGTGATGGTTGCCGAGGAGCATTACGAGCGGCTCGTCGGTAAATCGCATCAGCCAACGAATATCGTGCAGTTTTTTCGGCAATCCCCACTCGTCGGTATTGAGCTCGACCTGGAGCGAGACCGCGACCCTGAGCGCGATGACATCGAGCTATGA
- a CDS encoding patatin-like phospholipase family protein has product MNSLGKIIRSVQAFGRELSRKNAPVVASPVPAIGLALGGGFARGIAHIGVLNVLEHENIPVRVVAGTSVGALIGACYCSGLSLAEMEDVAHSTRFTTFARWTLSRMGFASNDRMIAFLSRTLKVKTFEEMRIPLGVTATDFNTGEGVVFHSGNIVDPVRASCAYPGMFLPVEIRGRYLVDGMLSHPVPTHPVREMGADRVIAVQLKGTWSNGGPPRHLFDVIGQSFAIAQDAMAGVWREAADIVIEPDVAGFAYDDFKRATDLIHAGEVAMRKALPEVRKWLETPVEAAYPAIERRGEPRVAPMPAD; this is encoded by the coding sequence GTGAACAGCCTCGGCAAGATTATTCGATCGGTACAGGCGTTCGGGCGGGAACTCTCCCGGAAGAACGCCCCGGTTGTTGCTTCCCCTGTTCCCGCGATTGGCCTGGCATTGGGCGGAGGCTTTGCCCGCGGCATCGCGCACATTGGAGTCCTCAACGTCCTCGAACATGAAAATATTCCGGTGCGCGTTGTTGCCGGCACCAGCGTGGGCGCGCTCATCGGCGCCTGCTATTGCAGCGGCCTCTCGCTGGCCGAAATGGAGGATGTGGCGCATAGTACGCGCTTCACGACCTTCGCCCGCTGGACCCTCTCGCGCATGGGATTCGCTTCCAACGACCGCATGATCGCATTTCTCAGCCGCACGTTGAAGGTGAAGACGTTTGAAGAGATGCGCATTCCGCTCGGCGTGACTGCGACAGATTTTAATACCGGCGAGGGCGTGGTATTTCACTCTGGCAACATTGTCGATCCGGTGCGCGCGAGTTGCGCTTATCCGGGAATGTTTTTACCAGTAGAGATTCGCGGGCGCTATTTAGTGGACGGTATGCTGTCGCATCCGGTGCCCACGCACCCTGTGCGCGAGATGGGCGCGGATCGCGTGATTGCGGTGCAATTGAAAGGCACCTGGTCCAATGGCGGGCCGCCGCGCCATCTATTCGACGTGATCGGGCAATCGTTCGCCATCGCGCAGGATGCTATGGCGGGCGTGTGGCGCGAAGCCGCAGACATTGTGATTGAACCGGACGTCGCCGGATTCGCCTATGACGACTTCAAGCGTGCCACCGACTTGATCCACGCGGGCGAAGTCGCCATGCGGAAAGCGCTGCCGGAAGTGCGCAAATGGCTGGAGACTCCTGTCGAGGCAGCTTATCCCGCGATCGAACGCCGCGGCGAGCCACGAGTCGCGCCGATGCCGGCGGACTGA
- a CDS encoding NUDIX domain-containing protein, whose translation MVREISAGGVVIRKKEGGWWMAAIELPSGATAPPDPAVSDVLMVKTRHSVVPKAKSKPVLCLPKGLIDPGEKPLEAALREVREETGISAVPITKLADSKYVYVRSWGDGEKVFKIVSFYLLRYESGRIDNIAEEMRIEVGRARWVRLEDAPKLLAYRGEKQMARQALQYVETHAEL comes from the coding sequence ATGGTGCGCGAGATTTCAGCCGGGGGCGTCGTAATCCGCAAGAAAGAGGGCGGATGGTGGATGGCCGCCATCGAGTTGCCCTCCGGGGCGACTGCTCCGCCCGACCCGGCTGTATCCGACGTATTGATGGTCAAAACCCGGCACTCCGTAGTACCGAAAGCAAAGTCGAAGCCAGTGCTCTGCCTGCCCAAGGGGCTGATCGACCCCGGCGAGAAGCCTCTGGAAGCGGCACTGCGAGAAGTACGTGAGGAAACCGGCATCAGCGCGGTTCCCATCACGAAGCTGGCCGACAGCAAGTACGTTTATGTGCGCTCGTGGGGCGATGGCGAAAAAGTTTTCAAGATCGTCAGCTTTTATCTGCTGCGCTATGAATCGGGGCGCATCGACAATATCGCCGAAGAAATGCGAATCGAGGTCGGCCGCGCGCGGTGGGTACGCCTGGAAGATGCGCCTAAATTGCTAGCCTACCGCGGCGAAAAACAAATGGCGCGCCAGGCCTTGCAATACGTGGAGACCCACGCTGAGTTGTGA